The Hugenholtzia roseola DSM 9546 genome contains a region encoding:
- the nadE gene encoding NAD(+) synthase has translation MKLIKVAGAVLNQTPLDWEGNKRRILAAISSAKRQQVSILCLPELCITGYGCEDMFYAPGVIAAAQRVLFEILPHTEGIITCLGLPLMYQNRTFNTCALVVDGKIAGFAAKRFLAGNGIHYEPRWFTPWVAEKQVQITLHDLDQTAHQFPLGDIFFDIGGIKMGFEICEDAWVANRPGRNLYRYGADLILNPSASHFAFRKIEVRKRFVLEGSRAFGVAYIYANLLGNEAGRAIYDGGTIIASAGEIANIGERLGFYEQLVTTAVIDIDANRIAQSQASTTFDLPPTQENCINLPFSYPSIETEPYDPNEESWEYSPQIWEEEFARALALGLFDYLRKSYSQGFVISLSGGADSSAVAACCFLMIKLGVESIGLEAFKAQLSHIKAIKEAKNIEEIAEKIIITAYQPTENSSETTRYAAEALAKALHATHYQLNVGQVVKEYHQIVEKALGRKLTWAQDDITLQNVQARVRAPSVWMLANIHNALLLSTSNRSEAAVGYATMDGDTSGGLSPIAGIDKDFLRKWLKWLEKKGIENRFQIPALQYVNQQAPTAELRPLENKQTDEDDLMPYDLLDAIEEAAIRDKKMPAECLLVLQQRFTQYEREQLKIWIDKFFRLWSRNQWKRERYAPSFHLDDKNLDPKTWCRFPILSSGFAYELEQLRKS, from the coding sequence ATGAAACTCATCAAAGTTGCAGGGGCAGTTTTGAACCAAACGCCCTTAGATTGGGAAGGCAATAAAAGGCGCATTTTAGCGGCAATCAGCAGTGCCAAGCGTCAGCAGGTTAGTATTCTTTGTTTGCCCGAACTCTGCATTACGGGGTATGGCTGCGAAGATATGTTTTACGCACCCGGCGTGATAGCTGCCGCTCAAAGGGTTTTATTCGAAATATTGCCACACACAGAGGGCATTATCACCTGTTTGGGTCTGCCGCTGATGTATCAAAATCGCACCTTCAATACTTGCGCTTTGGTAGTAGATGGCAAAATTGCAGGCTTTGCTGCCAAAAGATTTTTAGCAGGCAATGGCATACACTACGAACCGCGCTGGTTTACGCCTTGGGTAGCAGAAAAGCAGGTACAAATCACGCTACACGATTTAGACCAAACCGCTCATCAGTTTCCCTTAGGCGACATCTTTTTCGATATTGGTGGTATCAAGATGGGCTTCGAAATTTGTGAAGATGCCTGGGTAGCGAATCGCCCTGGGCGCAATCTCTACCGCTACGGCGCAGATTTGATACTCAACCCTTCAGCAAGTCATTTTGCTTTTCGTAAGATAGAAGTGCGCAAACGGTTTGTATTAGAAGGCTCACGCGCCTTTGGAGTCGCCTATATCTATGCCAACCTTTTGGGCAACGAGGCAGGCAGAGCCATTTACGACGGCGGCACTATCATTGCTTCGGCAGGCGAAATTGCGAACATAGGCGAGCGTTTGGGCTTTTATGAGCAGCTCGTTACGACGGCAGTAATTGATATTGATGCCAATAGAATTGCACAATCGCAAGCCAGCACAACTTTTGATTTGCCCCCTACCCAAGAAAATTGTATCAACCTGCCCTTTTCCTACCCAAGCATCGAGACCGAACCCTACGACCCCAACGAGGAGTCGTGGGAATATAGTCCCCAAATTTGGGAGGAAGAGTTTGCGCGTGCCTTAGCCTTAGGGCTTTTTGATTATTTGCGCAAAAGCTATTCACAGGGCTTTGTCATTTCCCTTAGCGGTGGGGCAGACTCTTCGGCAGTGGCGGCTTGTTGTTTTCTGATGATAAAATTGGGCGTAGAAAGTATCGGCTTAGAAGCCTTCAAAGCCCAACTTTCGCATATCAAAGCCATCAAAGAGGCAAAAAACATCGAGGAGATTGCCGAAAAAATCATCATCACAGCCTACCAGCCCACCGAAAACAGTTCGGAAACGACGCGCTATGCCGCCGAAGCCTTAGCCAAAGCCTTGCATGCGACCCATTATCAGCTCAATGTTGGGCAGGTAGTAAAAGAATATCACCAAATTGTAGAAAAAGCCTTAGGGCGCAAACTCACTTGGGCGCAAGACGACATCACGCTACAAAACGTACAGGCGCGTGTGCGTGCGCCTTCGGTTTGGATGTTGGCAAATATTCACAATGCCCTGCTGCTTTCTACCAGCAATCGTTCAGAGGCTGCCGTTGGCTACGCCACTATGGACGGCGATACCAGCGGAGGGCTTTCCCCCATTGCAGGCATAGACAAGGACTTTCTGCGCAAATGGCTCAAATGGTTAGAGAAAAAGGGCATAGAAAATCGCTTCCAAATTCCTGCCTTGCAGTATGTCAATCAGCAAGCACCCACTGCCGAGCTACGTCCGCTTGAAAACAAGCAAACCGACGAAGACGACCTGATGCCCTACGACCTTTTAGATGCCATCGAGGAGGCTGCCATTCGCGACAAAAAAATGCCCGCCGAGTGTTTGCTTGTCCTGCAACAACGTTTTACACAATACGAGCGCGAACAACTCAAAATTTGGATAGACAAGTTTTTCCGACTTTGGAGCAGAAACCAATGGAAACGTGAGCGTTACGCGCCCTCTTTCCACTTAGACGACAAAAACCTCGACCCCAAAACGTGGTGTCGCTTCCCTATCCTTTCAAGTGGCTTTGCATACGAACTTGAACAACTTAGAAAGAGTTAG
- the htpG gene encoding molecular chaperone HtpG, which translates to MLEQGTLSVNTENIFPIIKKFLYSDNEIFLRELVANAVDATQKIKRLSSLGEYSGELGELQVEIKLDKEAKTLTISDKGIGMTAEEIKKYINQIAFSGATEFVEKYKDQTKEIIGHFGLGFYSAFMVAKKVEILTKSYQDAPAALWSCEGSTSFSIEEAQKEERGTDIILHIAPDSEEFLEKARLTNILNKHCKFLPIKIVFEGDTINNTEPLWVRKPADLQDEDYLKFYKELYPFSPDPLFWIHLNVDYPFNLTGILYFPKVRQDLTVSRDKIQLYSRQVFITDEVKDIVPEFLTLLHGVLDSPDIPLNVSRSYLQADGNVRRISNHIMSKVAEKLNQLFKEKREDYAQKWDDIGLFVKYGAVTEEKFFEKVEKSILFKNIENQYFTLEEYKEKVKAAQTDKDEKVVLLYTTDPEKQHTYIQSAQKRGYDVLQFDTVIDPHFTQRLESKQEKLQIKRVDADSIDKLIEKAETLESVLSESEKEIVKKVFEEVTQNAAKSANRQVSVAIEGLPESEMPVVITQSEMMRRFKEMNVGGAAMMGGAMPEFYQAVVNGNHALIRKIATETDAATQQKLAQQAFDLALLSQHLLSGKSLSDFIERSLSHLV; encoded by the coding sequence ATGTTAGAACAAGGTACGCTTTCGGTTAATACAGAAAATATTTTCCCTATCATTAAAAAGTTCCTCTACTCTGATAACGAAATCTTTTTGCGCGAACTGGTCGCCAATGCCGTAGATGCGACTCAAAAAATTAAACGCCTCTCCTCTTTGGGCGAATACAGTGGCGAATTGGGTGAGTTGCAGGTAGAAATCAAGCTCGATAAAGAAGCCAAAACGCTCACCATCAGCGATAAAGGTATCGGCATGACGGCAGAGGAAATCAAAAAATACATCAATCAGATTGCTTTTTCGGGTGCAACCGAATTTGTAGAAAAGTATAAAGACCAAACCAAAGAGATTATCGGACACTTCGGCTTGGGCTTTTATTCGGCTTTTATGGTCGCTAAAAAGGTAGAAATTCTGACTAAATCGTATCAAGACGCGCCTGCTGCCCTTTGGAGTTGTGAAGGCTCTACGTCTTTTAGCATCGAGGAGGCACAAAAAGAAGAGCGCGGTACGGATATTATCTTGCATATTGCACCTGATTCGGAAGAATTTTTAGAAAAAGCCCGTCTGACCAATATCCTAAACAAACATTGCAAGTTTCTGCCTATCAAAATCGTCTTTGAAGGCGATACCATCAACAATACCGAGCCGCTTTGGGTACGAAAACCCGCCGACTTGCAAGACGAAGATTACCTCAAATTCTACAAAGAACTCTATCCCTTTTCGCCCGACCCCCTCTTTTGGATTCACTTAAACGTAGATTATCCCTTCAATCTAACGGGGATTTTATACTTCCCAAAAGTGCGCCAAGACCTTACTGTTTCGCGCGACAAAATCCAACTTTATAGCCGCCAAGTCTTTATCACTGACGAGGTAAAGGACATTGTACCCGAATTTCTGACCCTGCTACATGGTGTTCTCGATTCGCCTGATATTCCCCTCAACGTTTCACGTAGCTATTTGCAGGCAGATGGCAATGTGCGTAGGATTAGCAATCACATCATGAGCAAGGTAGCAGAAAAATTAAACCAACTTTTCAAAGAAAAGCGCGAAGATTATGCCCAAAAATGGGACGACATCGGTCTTTTTGTCAAGTATGGGGCTGTTACCGAAGAAAAGTTTTTTGAAAAGGTAGAAAAAAGTATTCTTTTCAAAAACATTGAAAATCAATACTTTACCTTAGAAGAGTACAAAGAAAAGGTAAAAGCTGCCCAAACTGACAAAGACGAAAAAGTAGTTTTGCTTTACACCACCGACCCCGAAAAGCAGCACACTTATATCCAATCGGCACAAAAGCGCGGCTATGATGTCCTACAATTTGATACTGTCATAGACCCACATTTTACCCAACGTCTGGAAAGTAAGCAAGAAAAGCTACAAATCAAGCGCGTAGATGCCGATTCCATCGATAAGCTCATCGAAAAGGCAGAGACACTTGAATCGGTGCTTTCCGAATCTGAAAAGGAAATTGTAAAGAAAGTATTTGAAGAAGTAACACAAAATGCCGCTAAAAGTGCCAATCGTCAGGTGAGTGTTGCCATCGAGGGGCTGCCTGAAAGCGAAATGCCCGTTGTGATAACACAGTCGGAAATGATGCGCCGCTTCAAAGAAATGAACGTCGGTGGTGCAGCCATGATGGGCGGCGCGATGCCCGAATTTTATCAGGCAGTAGTCAATGGCAATCATGCCCTCATTAGAAAAATTGCGACCGAAACCGACGCGGCTACCCAGCAAAAATTAGCACAACAGGCTTTTGATTTGGCTTTGCTCTCACAACATTTGCTTTCGGGCAAATCGCTCTCTGACTTCATCGAGCGTAGCCTTTCGCATTTGGTCTAA
- a CDS encoding rhodanese-like domain-containing protein, with amino-acid sequence MLETLKKLFGFSAAPAVDFKTLVAQGAILVDVRSQAEFAGGHIKGAINIPLDSLEANLHKLKDKQKPIITHCASGRRSGIAKGILASKGYAQVYNGGGWQGLKAKLS; translated from the coding sequence ATGCTCGAAACACTCAAAAAACTCTTTGGATTTTCCGCTGCCCCTGCCGTAGATTTCAAAACCTTAGTGGCACAAGGCGCAATTTTGGTGGATGTCCGCAGCCAAGCCGAATTTGCAGGCGGACACATCAAAGGGGCTATCAACATTCCCCTCGATAGCTTAGAAGCGAATCTGCACAAGCTCAAAGACAAGCAAAAACCCATCATCACACATTGCGCTTCAGGTAGGCGGAGCGGTATTGCGAAGGGCATTTTGGCTTCAAAAGGCTATGCACAGGTCTATAACGGCGGCGGTTGGCAAGGTTTGAAAGCGAAGTTAAGCTAA
- a CDS encoding rhodanese-like domain-containing protein, with translation MNTNLATLLKNGEGTIVDVRSFGEFMGGHPAGALNIPLHEIPNRVAEIKALKSPLILCCASGNRSGQAQMYLSAQGIECYNGGSWLDVNYLQAQTQA, from the coding sequence ATGAACACAAATTTGGCAACTCTCCTAAAAAATGGCGAAGGCACTATCGTAGATGTACGCAGTTTTGGCGAATTTATGGGCGGACACCCAGCAGGTGCGCTCAATATCCCCCTACACGAAATTCCAAATCGAGTAGCAGAAATCAAAGCCCTCAAATCGCCTCTTATCCTCTGTTGTGCTTCGGGCAATCGCAGCGGACAGGCGCAAATGTACCTTTCGGCGCAAGGAATTGAATGTTACAATGGTGGCTCTTGGTTAGATGTCAATTATTTGCAGGCACAGACACAAGCCTAA
- a CDS encoding PH domain-containing protein, which yields MFKRIASEALGLSDIGIIVPPSDYDKVESDDYILHEDGEKIFFLIKSKQDEYCFTNRALVHVDGNSALNKKRLLKRYEYYKHPIGGVTLETAGNIDLDVEIKFYMGNTDYGDNSSLKSGGGLTFSIDVDKKQIKQLADLYKALYTISLIVSENHSKFRTHMESLDKALQTVVGNRSESVNKVDELKRVHEYVLAWIEAGKEKYLRKDFSEVFLKYINN from the coding sequence ATGTTCAAAAGAATTGCATCTGAAGCCTTAGGATTGAGCGACATCGGCATCATTGTACCGCCTTCCGATTACGACAAAGTAGAGTCGGACGATTATATCTTGCATGAGGACGGCGAAAAGATTTTTTTCCTCATCAAATCCAAACAAGATGAATATTGCTTTACCAATCGCGCCTTGGTGCATGTAGATGGCAATAGTGCCTTAAACAAAAAACGCCTTTTGAAGCGATACGAATATTACAAGCACCCTATCGGCGGCGTTACTTTGGAAACCGCTGGAAATATTGATTTAGATGTAGAGATAAAATTCTACATGGGCAATACGGATTATGGCGACAATAGCTCGCTCAAATCGGGCGGCGGTCTGACTTTTTCTATTGACGTGGATAAAAAGCAGATAAAGCAGTTAGCCGACTTGTATAAGGCTCTTTACACGATTTCCCTTATCGTGAGTGAGAATCATTCGAAGTTTCGCACCCACATGGAAAGTTTAGACAAGGCACTACAAACGGTGGTTGGCAATCGCAGCGAGTCGGTCAATAAGGTCGATGAATTGAAGCGCGTCCATGAGTACGTCTTGGCTTGGATTGAGGCGGGCAAAGAAAAGTATCTACGCAAAGATTTTTCGGAAGTGTTTTTGAAGTACATCAACAACTAA
- the tatC gene encoding twin-arginine translocase subunit TatC — MSRSNSEKKPNHEGKEAKEMSFLDHLEELRWHLIRAFASILVFSIIAFLNEKIVFGGIILAPSRADFWTYQLLCQISDAICIKELPFIIQNRVLTGQFTMHIAASFAVGIVCAFPYTFWELWRFVKPALYVSEKQTIRGTTFFVSLLFGIGVLFGYFIITPLSINFLSNYQIDPSIVNEIDIHSYVTTVAMLTIACGLMFQLPMVAFALSKVGLATPALMRHFRRHAIVIILIISAIITPPDVVSQVIISLPIFALYEGSILISAWVERQRIRQLAAQKQAEIEIRASENQETEG; from the coding sequence ATGAGTCGTTCTAATTCGGAAAAAAAGCCCAACCACGAGGGGAAAGAGGCAAAGGAGATGAGTTTTTTAGACCATCTGGAAGAATTGCGTTGGCACTTAATTCGTGCCTTTGCTTCTATTTTGGTTTTTAGCATCATTGCCTTCCTCAATGAAAAAATCGTATTCGGGGGGATTATCTTAGCTCCTTCGCGTGCCGATTTCTGGACGTACCAGCTCTTGTGTCAGATTTCTGATGCCATTTGCATCAAAGAGTTGCCTTTTATCATTCAAAATCGCGTCCTGACAGGGCAATTTACGATGCACATTGCGGCTTCTTTTGCGGTGGGTATTGTCTGCGCCTTTCCCTATACTTTTTGGGAACTGTGGCGATTTGTCAAGCCCGCGCTTTATGTTTCGGAAAAACAGACCATTCGCGGCACTACCTTTTTCGTGTCTTTGCTTTTCGGAATAGGCGTTTTATTTGGTTATTTTATCATCACGCCACTTTCTATCAATTTTTTGTCTAATTATCAAATAGACCCCAGTATCGTCAATGAAATTGACATTCATTCCTACGTTACGACGGTGGCGATGCTCACTATCGCCTGCGGTTTGATGTTCCAACTGCCGATGGTTGCTTTTGCCCTCTCGAAGGTAGGTTTGGCTACGCCTGCCCTGATGCGCCACTTTCGTCGCCATGCCATTGTCATTATTCTTATCATTTCGGCAATTATCACGCCGCCCGACGTAGTGAGTCAGGTCATTATTTCCCTTCCCATTTTTGCCTTGTATGAAGGCAGTATCCTTATTTCGGCTTGGGTAGAAAGGCAGCGAATCCGCCAATTAGCCGCACAAAAGCAGGCAGAAATAGAAATTAGGGCAAGCGAAAATCAGGAAACGGAGGGTTAG
- a CDS encoding DUF1905 domain-containing protein — protein sequence MVSNEKTLVEGSFCIEKFEGKGGWHYLYLPQVPQNPRASFGWVRAMGQIDALTLPHCRLMPMGGGRLFLPLGAALRKKLGKKAGDWVELRLYPFAFPQDFLETWQACLQHAPEAAAIFARLSDLEKEKSLDYLFAAPTEAERVDRMVRLLRKLEL from the coding sequence ATGGTATCAAATGAAAAAACATTGGTAGAAGGCAGTTTTTGCATTGAAAAATTCGAGGGCAAAGGCGGTTGGCATTACCTTTACTTGCCCCAAGTGCCACAAAACCCAAGGGCTTCTTTTGGTTGGGTGCGTGCTATGGGACAAATAGACGCGCTCACCTTGCCACATTGTCGTCTGATGCCCATGGGAGGCGGTCGTCTTTTTCTGCCTTTGGGGGCAGCTTTGCGCAAAAAATTGGGTAAAAAAGCAGGAGATTGGGTAGAATTGCGACTTTATCCTTTTGCCTTTCCGCAGGATTTTTTAGAAACTTGGCAAGCCTGTTTGCAGCATGCACCAGAGGCGGCGGCGATTTTTGCGCGGCTTTCGGATTTGGAAAAAGAAAAAAGCCTCGATTATCTTTTTGCAGCCCCAACAGAGGCAGAGCGCGTAGATAGAATGGTGCGCCTGCTTCGCAAATTAGAGTTGTGA
- a CDS encoding rhodanese-like domain-containing protein produces MQKQNFWTGFQTPALYRSLVLGLMFSLVVHLGACQKAPQSVTTETATQKGTKEILTTPDFEQKLAATPQAQLVDVRTPAEFASGHLKNAVNIDVSSSDFKEKVANLDKSKPIFVYCRSGARSGMASGILQELGFTQIYDLRNGIVAWQGAGKAVE; encoded by the coding sequence ATGCAAAAACAAAACTTTTGGACAGGCTTTCAAACGCCTGCCCTTTATCGCAGCCTTGTCTTGGGTCTGATGTTTTCTTTGGTCGTTCATTTGGGCGCGTGCCAAAAAGCCCCACAAAGCGTTACTACCGAAACAGCCACACAAAAAGGCACAAAAGAAATACTGACCACACCAGATTTTGAGCAAAAATTAGCTGCTACCCCACAGGCACAACTTGTAGATGTGCGCACACCTGCCGAATTTGCAAGCGGACACCTTAAAAATGCCGTCAATATTGATGTTAGTAGTTCGGATTTTAAAGAAAAAGTGGCGAATTTAGACAAAAGCAAGCCTATTTTTGTGTATTGCCGTTCGGGAGCGCGTAGCGGCATGGCAAGTGGCATCTTGCAGGAACTGGGTTTCACCCAAATCTATGACCTAAGAAATGGTATCGTCGCTTGGCAGGGCGCAGGAAAAGCCGTAGAGTAA
- the dnaK gene encoding molecular chaperone DnaK, producing MGKIIGIDLGTTNSCVSVMEGNEPVVITNSEGKRTTPSIVAFMDNGERKVGDPAKRQAITNPDKTIASIKRFMGRSFAEVQGETKYISYKLAQGANNTPRVQIKDRMYSPQEISAMVLQKMKATAEDYLGTTVTEAVITVPAYFNDAQRQATIEAGEIAGLKVRRIINEPTAAALAYGLDKKSQDLKIAVFDLGGGTFDISILELGDGVFEVKSTNGDTHLGGDDFDQVIIDWLAEQFQNDYSVDLRKDPMALQRLKEAAEKAKIELSSSTQTEINLPYIMPIDGVPKHLVTTLTRAKFEQIADSLVRRTLEPCKKALADAGMNASEVDEVILVGGSTRIPKIQEEVEKFFGKKPSKGVNPDEVVAVGAAIQGGVLTGEVKDVLLLDVTPLSLGIETMGGVFTKLIESNTTIPTKKSQTFSTAADSQPSVEIHVLQGERSMAKDNKTIGRFHLDGIPPAPRGIPQIEVTFDIDANGVINVSAKDLGTNKEQKIRIEASSGLTDEEIKRMKREAEANAAADKEFKEKVDAVNQADSMIYQTEKQLKEFGDKLSEGNKTAIQSALDDLRKAHAAQDANGIKTALETLQAAWNAASQEMYAAAGAAGTDPNAGATGSAAGAENKGADDVTDVDYEEVDGKK from the coding sequence ATGGGAAAAATTATAGGCATAGACTTAGGAACGACCAACTCTTGCGTATCAGTTATGGAAGGCAATGAGCCTGTCGTTATCACCAATAGCGAAGGGAAACGCACTACCCCCTCTATCGTCGCTTTTATGGACAACGGCGAGCGCAAAGTAGGCGACCCTGCCAAACGCCAAGCGATAACCAACCCCGACAAAACTATCGCGTCTATCAAACGCTTTATGGGACGCTCTTTTGCCGAAGTGCAGGGCGAAACCAAATACATTTCTTACAAATTAGCACAAGGGGCAAATAATACACCGCGCGTTCAGATTAAAGACCGTATGTATTCGCCACAGGAGATTTCGGCAATGGTCTTGCAAAAGATGAAAGCCACAGCCGAAGACTATTTAGGCACGACTGTAACCGAAGCCGTTATCACCGTTCCTGCTTATTTCAATGACGCGCAACGCCAAGCCACGATTGAGGCGGGTGAAATTGCAGGTCTGAAAGTGCGCCGTATCATCAACGAACCCACAGCGGCTGCCTTAGCCTACGGTTTGGATAAGAAAAGCCAAGACCTAAAAATTGCCGTCTTCGACTTAGGCGGGGGTACTTTTGATATTTCTATCCTCGAATTAGGTGATGGCGTTTTCGAGGTAAAATCTACCAACGGCGATACCCACTTAGGCGGCGACGATTTTGACCAAGTTATCATCGACTGGCTTGCCGAACAGTTCCAAAACGATTATAGCGTAGATTTGCGCAAAGACCCAATGGCTTTGCAGCGTTTGAAGGAAGCGGCAGAGAAAGCCAAAATTGAGCTTTCAAGTTCTACCCAAACCGAAATCAATTTGCCTTACATCATGCCTATCGATGGCGTGCCGAAGCACTTAGTAACCACGCTTACTCGTGCCAAATTTGAGCAAATCGCTGATAGCCTTGTGCGCCGCACCTTAGAGCCTTGCAAAAAGGCACTCGCTGATGCAGGCATGAACGCCAGCGAAGTTGATGAAGTTATCTTGGTAGGGGGTTCTACCCGTATTCCTAAAATTCAGGAAGAGGTAGAAAAATTCTTCGGCAAAAAGCCCTCTAAGGGTGTCAATCCCGACGAAGTAGTGGCAGTAGGCGCGGCTATTCAGGGCGGTGTCTTGACAGGTGAAGTGAAAGACGTACTCCTTTTAGACGTTACGCCACTTTCTTTGGGTATCGAAACAATGGGCGGCGTATTTACCAAGCTCATCGAATCTAACACGACCATTCCTACCAAAAAATCGCAGACCTTTTCTACTGCTGCCGACAGTCAGCCTTCGGTAGAAATTCACGTCTTACAAGGCGAGCGCAGCATGGCAAAAGACAACAAGACCATCGGACGCTTCCACTTAGACGGTATCCCCCCTGCACCGCGCGGAATCCCACAAATTGAAGTAACCTTTGATATTGACGCAAACGGGGTTATCAACGTTTCGGCAAAAGACTTAGGTACGAACAAGGAGCAAAAAATCCGCATTGAGGCTTCTTCTGGTCTTACAGACGAAGAAATCAAGCGTATGAAGCGCGAAGCCGAAGCCAATGCCGCTGCCGACAAAGAGTTCAAAGAAAAGGTAGATGCCGTCAATCAAGCCGACTCGATGATTTATCAGACCGAAAAACAACTCAAAGAATTTGGCGATAAACTTTCAGAAGGCAACAAGACCGCTATCCAATCTGCCCTCGACGACCTCCGCAAAGCGCATGCCGCACAAGATGCAAACGGCATCAAAACCGCTTTGGAAACCCTACAAGCCGCTTGGAACGCTGCCTCGCAAGAAATGTACGCCGCCGCAGGTGCAGCAGGAACTGACCCCAACGCAGGCGCGACAGGTTCGGCAGCAGGCGCGGAAAACAAAGGCGCAGACGACGTTACAGATGTAGATTATGAAGAAGTAGATGGTAAAAAATAA
- a CDS encoding 30S ribosomal protein S16 gives MAVRIRLARRGRKKLPLYDVIVADSRAPRDGKFVEKIGTYNPHTVPATILLDESKALDWLLKGAQPSDTVRRMLSYKGLMIRKHLQLGVLKGAIPQEVADERYQAWLNSKESKIQDRVSKLSEEKEQAKKARLAAEAKVSQARAEALLKKKQEAEAALAAEIAAAKGEEEGQEAEADSNNAEA, from the coding sequence ATGGCTGTACGTATCAGACTTGCAAGAAGAGGGCGCAAAAAATTACCTTTGTACGATGTAATCGTAGCAGATTCCCGAGCGCCACGGGATGGCAAATTCGTAGAAAAAATCGGGACTTACAACCCGCATACTGTCCCTGCTACTATTCTTTTAGATGAATCGAAGGCTTTGGATTGGCTCTTGAAAGGAGCGCAACCCAGCGATACGGTTCGTCGCATGCTTTCCTACAAAGGCTTGATGATTCGCAAACACCTCCAATTAGGAGTGTTGAAAGGTGCGATTCCACAAGAAGTAGCAGACGAGCGTTACCAAGCATGGCTCAATAGCAAAGAAAGCAAAATCCAAGACCGCGTAAGCAAACTTTCCGAAGAGAAAGAACAAGCGAAAAAAGCGCGTCTGGCTGCTGAAGCTAAAGTTAGCCAAGCTCGTGCGGAAGCCTTGCTCAAAAAGAAACAAGAAGCCGAAGCTGCACTTGCCGCTGAAATCGCTGCTGCTAAGGGCGAAGAAGAAGGACAAGAAGCCGAAGCCGACTCAAACAATGCCGAGGCATAA